The Catenulispora sp. MAP5-51 genome has a segment encoding these proteins:
- a CDS encoding Imm1 family immunity protein has product MIPVPASQITAGGRVSDQHRSPAMILNVYFRNEWRYAEDWHDMGELAMSVVRSIKPRSEIATFGFSEERHTGVSGPDNVLRLALNCDTGFGGFVWLVEEDLPRRGGVYDSVWVSDNLEPPVVEPWVASDPWAPVYLAKRSVLPIPEIIATLQEYCRVGTGDRPECIEWARGNMNGTLLEG; this is encoded by the coding sequence ATGATCCCAGTCCCCGCATCCCAGATCACGGCCGGTGGCCGAGTTTCTGACCAGCACAGGAGTCCTGCCATGATTCTTAATGTCTATTTTCGCAACGAATGGCGCTATGCTGAAGATTGGCACGATATGGGCGAGCTTGCGATGTCTGTTGTCCGTTCGATCAAGCCACGTAGCGAGATTGCCACATTTGGGTTTTCTGAAGAACGTCACACCGGGGTTTCCGGTCCCGACAACGTTTTGCGGTTGGCTTTAAACTGCGATACGGGTTTCGGTGGGTTTGTCTGGCTTGTAGAAGAGGACTTACCGAGGCGTGGAGGGGTTTATGACTCGGTCTGGGTCTCGGACAACCTCGAGCCTCCTGTAGTGGAGCCATGGGTTGCCTCCGATCCGTGGGCCCCGGTATATCTGGCGAAGAGAAGCGTTTTGCCTATTCCGGAAATCATCGCAACTTTGCAGGAATACTGTAGGGTCGGTACGGGTGATCGGCCGGAATGTATTGAATGGGCTCGGGGTAATATGAATGGCACTCTTCTCGAAGGGTAG
- a CDS encoding integrase core domain-containing protein has protein sequence MVVGLLYRFFVSILSWLALLARSQASKNAEILVLRHEVAVLRRANPKPKLAWTDRAVLAALSKVLPNALRGHRIVTAGTLLRWHRRLVANKWRQPKAPGRPPISNELVQLIVTMARENRTWGAVRIQGELRRLGHRVAAATIRKILRTHRIPPPKQRDDTWRTFLRAQAETLLATDFFHIDCALTLTRLYVAFVIEHSTRQVRLLGITRYPTAAWVTQLARDFTADIEATGHRFTHLIRDRDAKFTAAFDAVFSATGITAITTAPQAPKMNAIAERFVGTMRRECTDRMLITGERHLRVVLDQYVAHYNAGRSHQGHGMNLRAPDDDPNVIPFPAQIDRIHRKHILGGLIHEYQTAT, from the coding sequence GTGGTTGTCGGGTTGCTGTACCGGTTCTTCGTGAGCATCCTGTCCTGGCTGGCGTTGCTGGCGCGATCGCAGGCATCGAAGAACGCCGAGATACTGGTCTTGCGCCACGAGGTGGCGGTGCTTCGCCGCGCGAACCCGAAGCCGAAGCTGGCCTGGACCGATCGTGCGGTGCTCGCGGCACTATCCAAGGTCCTACCCAATGCACTTCGCGGACACCGGATCGTCACTGCGGGCACGCTGCTGCGCTGGCATCGGCGTCTGGTTGCGAACAAATGGCGCCAGCCGAAGGCGCCGGGCCGACCGCCGATCAGCAACGAACTCGTCCAGCTGATCGTCACCATGGCACGGGAGAACCGCACCTGGGGCGCGGTCCGGATCCAAGGCGAACTGCGCCGACTCGGACATCGCGTCGCCGCGGCCACGATCCGCAAGATCCTGCGCACCCACAGGATCCCGCCGCCGAAACAGCGTGACGATACCTGGCGCACATTCCTGCGAGCCCAGGCCGAGACCCTACTGGCCACCGACTTCTTCCACATCGACTGCGCGCTCACCCTCACCAGGCTCTACGTCGCCTTCGTCATCGAGCACTCCACCCGCCAGGTCCGCCTGCTCGGCATCACCCGATACCCCACCGCCGCCTGGGTCACCCAGCTGGCCCGTGACTTCACCGCCGACATCGAAGCCACCGGGCACCGCTTCACCCACCTCATCCGGGACCGCGACGCCAAGTTCACCGCTGCATTCGACGCGGTGTTCAGCGCGACCGGCATCACCGCGATCACGACCGCGCCTCAAGCGCCGAAGATGAACGCCATCGCCGAGCGGTTCGTCGGCACCATGCGCCGAGAGTGCACCGACCGGATGCTGATCACCGGCGAACGCCACCTTCGCGTCGTCTTGGACCAGTACGTCGCGCACTACAACGCCGGCCGCAGCCACCAAGGCCATGGAATGAACCTGCGCGCCCCAGACGACGACCCGAACGTGATCCCGTTCCCGGCGCAGATCGACCGGATCCACCGAAAACACATCCTCGGCGGACTTATCCACGAGTACCAGACTGCCACATAA
- a CDS encoding response regulator produces MSAAPIRVLAADDQRVVREGLALVLGLLPGVEVVATAADGDEAIELAHRLAPDVVLMDLNMPRRDGVSAIQALREQCPQIKVIVLTTYADDRSVLDALRAGARGYLTKDAGGEQIEQALRDVLDDRSVLDPAVQHHVVAAIAAGPGGGRASGSGSGSGSGSASSSAGNADSPPLPAGLTPREAQVLELIARGLTNAEIAIELAVGEATVKSHINHLFPKIGARDRAQAVTFAYQNGLVPR; encoded by the coding sequence GTGAGCGCGGCACCGATCCGCGTGCTGGCGGCCGACGACCAGCGCGTCGTGCGCGAGGGCTTGGCCCTCGTCCTCGGGTTGCTGCCGGGGGTCGAGGTCGTGGCCACGGCCGCCGACGGCGACGAGGCCATCGAGCTCGCGCACCGGCTGGCCCCGGACGTGGTGCTGATGGACCTGAACATGCCGAGGCGCGACGGCGTGTCCGCGATCCAGGCGTTGCGCGAGCAGTGTCCGCAGATCAAGGTGATCGTGCTGACCACCTACGCCGACGACCGCTCGGTCCTCGACGCGCTGCGCGCCGGAGCACGCGGCTACCTCACCAAGGACGCCGGTGGCGAGCAGATCGAGCAGGCGCTGCGCGATGTGCTCGACGACCGGTCCGTCCTCGACCCCGCGGTGCAGCATCACGTCGTCGCGGCGATCGCCGCCGGGCCCGGGGGCGGCCGGGCGTCGGGGTCCGGGTCGGGATCGGGGTCCGGCTCGGCGTCGTCCTCGGCCGGCAACGCCGACTCACCGCCGCTCCCGGCCGGGCTGACGCCACGCGAGGCACAGGTGCTGGAGCTGATCGCGCGCGGCCTGACCAACGCCGAGATCGCCATCGAACTGGCCGTCGGCGAAGCGACCGTGAAGAGCCATATCAATCATCTGTTTCCGAAGATCGGTGCCCGGGACCGCGCGCAGGCTGTCACGTTCGCCTATCAGAACGGTCTGGTTCCTCGGTAG
- a CDS encoding sensor histidine kinase, whose product MSWQLQEHRRAARALSAAGLVIGDIAISVRTDPRPGSQGTHLLVSVALGALIAGVLGSVMSLDAPARRLIPFLAVLVAGSFTLLWVQQRGNAGLAGAGTVLLIAAVRLFQRPRVLAAVTGVVYVVVVCEAQRRMSLAQSVVLSIPLLAICLMMTMFQRLRDAKCRAQALLAELEQNRDAQARAAALAERQHLAREMHDVLAHSLSGLMLQLEGARMLVRAAPDDPRLPDVVNRAHELAKDGLAEARHAIGMLRGEQLPGPEAIGTLTDQFERHSGIPCTFAAAGPACTVAPDARLAVYRVTQEALTNVVKHARAERVEVSMTYTADEVRLLVEDFGDQGPAHATTTGTVSGAGYGLTGMRERAELLGGTLTAGSTGCGFRVELRVPV is encoded by the coding sequence GTGAGCTGGCAATTGCAGGAGCACCGACGCGCCGCGCGCGCCCTGTCGGCGGCCGGGCTCGTGATCGGCGACATCGCGATCTCCGTGCGCACCGACCCGCGTCCCGGATCGCAGGGCACCCACCTTCTGGTCTCCGTCGCGCTCGGCGCGCTGATCGCCGGCGTGCTCGGCTCGGTGATGAGCCTGGACGCGCCGGCGCGCCGGCTGATCCCGTTCCTGGCCGTCCTGGTCGCCGGCTCCTTCACGCTGTTGTGGGTGCAGCAACGCGGCAACGCTGGGCTGGCCGGGGCCGGGACCGTCTTGCTCATCGCCGCGGTACGGCTCTTCCAGCGTCCGCGGGTCCTCGCCGCGGTCACCGGCGTCGTCTACGTGGTGGTCGTGTGCGAGGCACAACGGCGGATGTCGTTGGCGCAAAGCGTGGTCCTGAGCATTCCGCTCCTCGCGATCTGCCTGATGATGACGATGTTCCAGCGGCTGCGCGACGCCAAGTGCCGGGCACAGGCGCTGCTGGCCGAGCTGGAGCAGAACCGCGACGCTCAAGCGCGCGCCGCCGCGCTGGCCGAGCGTCAGCACCTGGCGCGCGAGATGCACGACGTGCTGGCGCATTCGCTGTCGGGGCTGATGCTGCAGTTGGAAGGCGCGCGAATGCTCGTTCGCGCCGCGCCCGACGACCCGCGACTGCCGGACGTCGTGAACCGCGCGCACGAGTTGGCCAAGGACGGCTTGGCCGAGGCCCGGCACGCGATCGGCATGCTGCGCGGCGAGCAGTTGCCGGGGCCGGAGGCCATCGGGACGCTTACCGACCAGTTCGAGCGGCACAGCGGCATCCCGTGCACGTTCGCCGCCGCGGGCCCGGCGTGCACGGTAGCGCCGGATGCGCGGTTGGCGGTCTACCGGGTGACGCAGGAGGCGCTGACGAACGTGGTCAAGCACGCGCGTGCCGAGCGCGTCGAGGTGTCGATGACGTACACCGCGGACGAGGTGCGGCTGTTGGTCGAGGATTTCGGTGATCAGGGTCCTGCTCATGCGACGACAACAGGGACGGTCTCGGGGGCGGGCTATGGCCTGACCGGAATGCGCGAGCGCGCGGAGCTGCTCGGCGGAACGCTCACCGCGGGCAGCACCGGCTGCGGTTTCCGCGTCGAGCTGCGGGTGCCGGTGTGA
- a CDS encoding ABC transporter ATP-binding protein gives MLQTHALTCRFGDITALDDLSFDVSAGQVTGFLGHNGAGKTTTMRAVFGLTDLDSGEVRWDGVPLRQEDRRRFGYMPEERGLYPAMPVGDQLVYLGRLHGLSAAAAQRAVDAWLERLGLGGRAGSKVEELSHGNQQRVQLAAALLHDPELLVLDEPLAGLDPSGIDAIGEVLVEQARAGKCVLFSSHQLDQVEDLCETVVIIAHGRLVATGMVDELAGGGPRRLVVRVEGDRAGQWARGLAGVKISETDRGAVRLVLAEGTDSDTVLKAAMAAGRVTEFVFERRRLSEVFREAIA, from the coding sequence ATGCTTCAAACACATGCGCTGACCTGCCGCTTCGGCGACATCACGGCGCTCGACGACCTGAGTTTCGACGTCTCGGCCGGGCAGGTCACCGGCTTCCTCGGCCACAACGGCGCCGGGAAGACGACGACGATGCGCGCCGTGTTCGGCCTGACCGATCTGGACTCCGGCGAGGTGCGCTGGGACGGCGTTCCGCTGCGGCAGGAGGACCGGCGGCGGTTCGGCTACATGCCCGAGGAACGCGGGCTCTACCCGGCGATGCCGGTCGGCGACCAGCTGGTCTACCTCGGACGCCTGCACGGCCTCAGCGCCGCGGCGGCTCAGCGGGCTGTCGACGCCTGGCTGGAGCGGCTCGGCCTGGGCGGCCGCGCCGGCAGCAAGGTCGAGGAGCTGTCCCACGGCAACCAGCAGCGCGTGCAGCTGGCCGCCGCGCTGCTGCACGATCCAGAGCTGCTGGTGCTCGACGAGCCGCTGGCCGGCCTGGATCCCTCCGGGATCGACGCGATCGGGGAGGTGCTGGTCGAGCAGGCGCGGGCGGGCAAGTGCGTGCTGTTCTCCAGCCACCAGCTGGACCAGGTCGAGGACCTGTGCGAGACGGTCGTGATCATCGCGCACGGCCGGCTGGTGGCGACCGGGATGGTCGACGAGCTGGCCGGCGGCGGTCCGCGGCGGCTGGTGGTGCGGGTCGAGGGGGACCGCGCGGGGCAGTGGGCGCGGGGGCTGGCGGGGGTGAAGATCTCTGAGACGGATCGCGGCGCGGTGCGCCTGGTCCTGGCGGAGGGGACCGACAGCGACACAGTGTTGAAGGCGGCGATGGCTGCCGGGCGGGTGACTGAGTTCGTCTTCGAGCGGCGCCGGCTGTCCGAAGTCTTCCGGGAGGCGATCGCGTGA
- a CDS encoding ABC transporter permease, with translation MAVFRVRRRLARAANSNTNTARRARRAWLEHDRITASPRAHELGLVAGRELRERLRGRMFRVGTMLMLAAVAAAIVIPTLHKNHATPQKVGAISALMPAVQPAAGAAAAGAGTTATVISEPDAAAARNALRAGQVTAAVIDGPDGLPILLVNKPLDPKSTSATTQFVHTLALTLGEDVSFHAAGLTPNQAAQVAGTKPLPISSLQGTSTKPPAAISAIGIILIFMMLTQYNTWTLIGVMEEKSSRVAEVLLSSVRPARLLTGKVLGIGVAAFAQAGLIVTFALILAKSVGSTLLHGSEPLAVAASLTWLLLGYAFYCWVYAAAGSMAARRDQVQTLALPLSLPILFGYAISLATITSGTPSTFYRVLAYLPPTAPFAMPTLVGFGGVTWWQFAASVAISIAATLAVARFAAVVYRKSILRTGRRVRVRDLVTLTAGR, from the coding sequence GTGGCGGTATTTCGTGTGCGCCGGCGGCTGGCTCGCGCCGCGAATTCGAACACGAACACTGCGCGGCGCGCGCGGCGGGCCTGGCTCGAACACGACAGGATCACGGCCTCGCCGCGTGCGCACGAGCTCGGCCTGGTCGCCGGACGGGAGTTGCGCGAACGGCTTCGCGGCCGGATGTTCCGGGTCGGGACGATGCTGATGCTGGCGGCCGTCGCGGCGGCGATCGTGATCCCGACACTGCATAAGAACCATGCGACGCCTCAGAAGGTCGGCGCGATCAGCGCGCTGATGCCCGCTGTTCAGCCCGCGGCCGGTGCCGCGGCCGCCGGTGCCGGAACCACCGCCACCGTGATCTCCGAACCGGACGCCGCTGCGGCGCGGAACGCTCTGCGCGCCGGGCAAGTCACCGCCGCGGTCATCGACGGACCGGACGGGCTGCCGATACTGCTCGTCAACAAGCCCCTGGACCCGAAGTCGACGTCGGCCACGACCCAGTTCGTCCACACCCTGGCCCTGACCCTCGGCGAGGACGTCTCATTCCACGCCGCCGGCCTGACCCCGAACCAGGCCGCGCAGGTCGCCGGCACCAAACCGCTCCCGATCAGCAGCCTGCAAGGCACGTCCACGAAGCCGCCCGCCGCCATCTCGGCGATCGGCATCATCCTGATCTTCATGATGCTCACGCAGTACAACACCTGGACCCTGATCGGCGTGATGGAGGAGAAGTCCAGCCGCGTCGCCGAGGTGCTGCTGTCCTCCGTCCGCCCCGCCCGCCTGCTGACCGGCAAGGTGCTGGGCATCGGCGTCGCGGCCTTCGCCCAGGCCGGCCTCATCGTCACCTTCGCCCTGATCCTGGCCAAGTCGGTCGGCTCCACCCTGCTGCACGGCAGCGAACCCCTGGCCGTGGCCGCATCCCTGACCTGGCTCCTCCTCGGCTACGCCTTCTACTGCTGGGTCTACGCCGCCGCCGGCTCCATGGCCGCCCGCCGCGACCAGGTCCAGACCCTCGCCCTGCCCCTGAGCCTGCCGATCCTCTTCGGCTACGCCATCTCCCTGGCCACCATCACCTCAGGCACCCCCTCCACCTTCTACCGCGTCCTGGCCTACCTCCCCCCGACCGCCCCCTTCGCCATGCCCACCCTCGTCGGCTTCGGCGGCGTCACCTGGTGGCAGTTCGCAGCCTCCGTCGCGATCAGCATCGCCGCAACCCTCGCCGTCGCCCGCTTCGCCGCGGTCGTTTATCGCAAGTCGATCCTGCGGACGGGGCGACGTGTGCGGGTGCGGGATCTGGTGACGCTGACGGCTGGGCGGTGA
- a CDS encoding integrase core domain-containing protein — protein sequence MNAIAERFVGTVRRECTDRILIASERHLRVVLEQYLAHYNAGRRHQGAGMSLHAPDNDPNVIPFPAQADRIRRKRVLGDLINEYKITA from the coding sequence ATGAACGCCATCGCCGAACGGTTCGTCGGCACCGTGCGCCGCGAGTGCACCGACCGTATCCTCATCGCCAGCGAACGCCATCTGCGTGTCGTCTTGGAGCAGTACCTCGCGCACTACAACGCCGGCCGTAGACATCAAGGCGCTGGAATGAGCCTGCACGCTCCAGATAACGATCCGAACGTGATCCCGTTCCCAGCCCAGGCTGACCGGATCCGCCGAAAACGCGTTCTTGGCGACCTGATCAACGAGTATAAGATCACCGCATAA